The DNA region ACCGGCGGCGAGCAGGGGAAGTGCTGTCCAGGCGGGAATGAACTGGTCGCGATACCCTTCGAGGGGCAGCACAAGGAGCCCGGCGCCAGCGACAATCGTCAGGATCGCGATGGTTCCCGACCGGTCCGGGTGCGCTGCCGAGGCGCCGGAAGGGTCCTTTCCCGGCGGCACAAAGGCGCCGGCAATCAGGGCGCCGGAAACGGCGCCAAGGATGTTGATGCCGATATCGCGAACGCCGAATGTCCGGTCCGGATGGAAGCCCTGCAGGAGTTCATCATGAATGCCGTAAAGCGTCCCCATGACAGCCGCGGCAAGGCACAGATAACGTCCGCGCGGAAGGTCGCGCGAAAGGGCACTATATAGGAGGAGAGCCAGAACCAGGTATTGCGCGACATGTATTCGCTTCGCCGGGAATTCGGGGTCGGTTGACAGCAGCGCCACAATTGCGACGGCCGCACCCAGGACAAAAAAGCGCCAATCGAAGACGGGTTTCCTGAATTTGGCGGCAAGGATGGATAGCAGGACAGCGGCGAGCGCCAGATAGGGCAGGTAGGCGGCCGTTTCGCGCCCGACCCACTGTCCAAGCCACGACCAGACGGCGAACGAACTCGCGTAGGCGGTAACCAGCGCCACGCATAATAAATGCCATGCCAGCGCGGCGCGGCGGTGCGAAAAAAGCCCTTCTTCGCCGAATGTGAATCGGTCCATGATGACGATATTCCTGAGCCGCCAACCGGCGCGACATGTCTTGCCGATGCGCGTCAGAATACAGGAAGGCGCCTGCATGGCGAAATGAAGTCGCGAGTGACCAGGATTACCGGAACCTTCTCCATATACAATGGCGGTTGGCCGGCGATTAACGGCAGGTGTGACTAAGGCGCAATGACAGCATCCAACAATCCGCCACGCTCCCGGCGCAATACGAAACTTCGGACCGGACTTACGATTGTTTCGATCATCGTTGTTGGCGCCGGCATTGGCTGGGCTGCGGCAAAGTACCTGACCTCCCCGGGACTTGAACCGGAATCCGCCGCGCTTGTGCTGCCCCGGCGTGAAGCCGTTGTTCCCGCGGTTCCGGCGGACATGGCGGCGAAAGAAGATGCGGGCGCCTCAAAGCAGCCGGAACAGGCCCCCGCTGTAATGCTCGTCGGCTCCTACGGACAGGAGCAATCCTACCCGATTGATGAATGGACGCTGGGGACGGCGCCGTCAGGATTTATTGACAGCGCCAGTGTGAACGGGCGAGCGCTTGGGCCGGAGGCGGGCATGCCGCCGCTGCGGGGCCGTGATGTTCTGGAACTCTCCGGATGGGCGGGCGATGTTTCGATCGGATTGCGGTATCCGTATGTTCTGATCAGCGCCTGTGGCCGGATCCTGGCGCATGCCGCCGTGAACCTGCAACGCCCGGACGTCGCGAACGCCGTGCATGAAAACCTCCGCCTCTCGGGCTGGCGGGTGACGATTGCCGCCGCGCATCTGCCGCAATGCAAGGGCGGGGCGCTGCGCGCCTGGGGTGTTGCTCCGGGAGATCGAAAGCTGCTTCTCCCGCTGAACCGGCATGTCGCCCTGAGTGACACGGCGATTGAGCTGGACAGGGACGCGCGATTCGCTGCGGCCGAACCGCCGCTGCACGCTGCCGATATGCCGCCGATTGCACCCGTTATCCTGAATGTCCGGGCAAAAGTCCTGAACATGCGGCGCTGCGCCAAGGCTGAATGCGCCGTTACCGGCCAGTTGGCCCAGGGAACGTGGAACGTTCTGGAACTCGGCGGGACCGTGGATTGGATGCTTGTCGCGCTGCCGGGGCGCGCGGGCTGGATTTCCAGGCAAGACGCGGAAATCACCCAAAATCAGCGATAGACGTAGCCGCGCAGCAGCGCCGCCCATTTTTCCGTCCAGCAGCAATCGTGGTCCGCACCCGGCACGTTTATGACAGTAATGCGGGAAGTGTCGCCCGACCGGTCGAGGAACGACCCGGAAATGGCGGCCGGCACCACATCGTCATCGCTACCGACGAAATGTACCTGGGGAATGGCAGATACTGCCTGCGCCACATCGACAGCATCCAGTGACCCGAATAGCGGCGTATCGCGATGCAGCCTTGTCCAGGCGCCGTGATCCAGGTTGCCGGCAACCGTGACGACGCGCGTGACATCACGGCGCTGCCCGGCGACAAGGACGGCCAGGTTGCCGCCGCCGGAGTAGCCGAAAAGGGAAATTTGCCGCGCGCCGGATTCACGCTTGGCCTGGTCAATCGCCGCATTGAGCGAGTCGACGACTTCCGGCGCATACCGGTGGGATGTCCAGTACGCAGGGTCGCAGCGCGTCAGTTCCGCCTGCGTCGCGTACTGGCAGGGACGCGCGAGATAGAGCCGGTTGGGGGTAGGGTCCTGAACGGCCAGTTGCAGGGTCAACGGTGTATCGGGGGTCGGGTCGCTGGACCGGATACTGCGGGAGACCCAGGCAACGCCATCTCCTTCGATATAAACGGCCAGGTCGGGCTGGTTTTTGTTATAGGCCGGATGGAAGGTCCTGAGCACAAACTGGCCGGCGACAATTTGTGCCGGTCGCCAGCCGTGATCATTCGCGACCGCCATGGCCCGTTCCTCGCGGCTTTGCAGAAGAGCAACCGAGTTGCAGGCGTTGAGGGAAAGCAGGAGCCCGACGCAAAGTAAAAGGGCTGCCGAATTCACGACAGCCCTAATCCTGTTACGCATCTTGCGAAGGTGACTAGAACTTTACGCGTACCCGGCCGCTGACGGAGTAGAGACTCAAGTCGTCGCGACCTTCGGTGGAGGTTGCGGTAAGCGTGCCGCTGACCGAGTCGGAGATGTCGAAATTCACGCCACCGCCGACCACGTAGCCGGTCGTATCTTCAGACGGGCTGGCTAGGCCGCCGCCGAGCACCGGCGTGCTGGGCGCCCAGAACTCGTGCTGGACCTGTGCCGTCAGGAAGGGCTGAACCTTGCCGAAGTCGTAACCGACAGTGCCGCCGAGCCGTCCCTGGCCGATCGAAATATCGTTTTCGCCAACGAAGGTCCCGTTGGATTCGGTGTAGGAATCCTGACTTTCATTGATGTAGAGGAAGCCGACCGAACCGTTCATGAACACCTTGTTAACCGAGTGGCCGATGTTCAGGTTACCGCCGGCGGTATAGCGCCGGGCGTCGAACTGGCCGGTCACCGTGCCGTTCGTGCGGGTCGTGTCCGTATCAAGCCGGGTGTAGCTGCCGTTGACGTCCGCGGAAATATTTTTGGTCAGCTTGAACACCGCGTACGGCGCCACGCCAACACCTGACGTTTCGATTGTACCTGTATTGAAGGTCGTGTCGATGTCGACATCTTCGTAGCTCAGCGCGACACCGGCAACGACCCGCTCCGTCAGGCGATAATCCACACCGCCGACAAATGCGGCAACGTCACCATCGAACGCGGTATTGATGAAATCGTTTTCGATATCGGAGTAACTGCCAAGCAGCCAGACGCCCATTTTCTTTTCGCCGGCGCCTGCGGACCGCCCGCGATTGCCGCCTTCGAAATAGCGCGTGACCGGCAGAGCGGATGTTGACGTGCCAGACGGGCCGAAAAGTCCGCCGCCGCCAGCATCACCTGTGAAGCCGCCGCCGCCGATGCCGGATGCCAGCGTCGACGCGACCTGCGACGTTACCTGCTGGCTGATCTGGGCGCCGACAACCTCGCCTGCCGGTTCGTCATACTGCGCGGATGCCGAAAAGGCTGACGCAGCCAGTATCGCAATGCCCAAAGCCGTTCTTTTGAAAAGCTGCGTAACCGTCATCGTGCTGCGTCCTTCAAATACCGATACTTCACAAATTGAGATGCTTCATTGATGTAACCTAAGGCGCGGGCGACGCATCTTATCCGGATATTTGACATCAACCGTTTAACAAGTCCCTAAAACACATCAATGACGAAGGCAGAAAATTGCCGAACGTAGGAATTTTTAACAAATGTCTCCGACCCTGAGAAGCGCTTTTCGCCTATTGAAGGGCGTTTTCGCTGCATGGAATACCCGTTTAATTGCCGGTGTGATAATTCTGCAACGTCACGGATTGTTTACATCGGACTATGGCATATCCAGACCTGGGTCTGACCTAGCGACGCCTGACCGACGCTGCCTCTGACAGAATTCTCGACTTGATTTCAGGCGGAATGCGGAACCATTTTTCAATGCCGTTTTTCAGGCCGGAATCAAGCAGTAACAATGACTTGATTCTATTTTCCGGATTCCCCTGCTGATGGAGGGCCAGTCCTTTGAACCACAAGGCGATGGCGTTTTCGGGGTCCCGCGCGAGGACCGTATCGGTTAATGCGAATATTGTAGAATACTGGTTTCGCGCGAGGCTCCATGACAAGTAGGGATAAAGTAGATCCGACCGTTCCGGTTCCAGCGGTAAAAAGATAGCGACCTGTTCTTCCCAGTCTTCCAGATAACCGGCGAATCGCTCGCGATACGGTGCAAATTTCTCGTTGAATGCCAGTTGCGAGCGGAACAGAAGGCCGGCGCGCAACAGGCCGCGGGATCCGTTCCGCGCGCCACGAATGGTTGCGGCGCATGTCAGGTGGTCTAACCGGTCAATATCAGACGGCTGGAGGTTCCGCGCCGCTGGCGGCGCGACAATCAGGTCGTACGACCGTAAAAACTGCAGTGTCAGACCGCTATCGCCGCGCCAGGCGTCGGAAGGGAATAAGTCGCAATCGCGCCGTTCCGTATCCCTGGCATCATGCGCCGCCTGGTATGGCATCGTTCTGTCGAATCGAAAGGATCGCCACGAAAAATCCGCCAGCAACACCGCGGCGCCTATCTGCGCGGACGCGATGGCCCCCAGACTGACGACAGTAATCGCAGGGAAAAGGCGACCGGCCATTTCCGGACGCGCGGGGCCTGTCAGCAACGCCACCGCCAGTACCGATACCGGAATGGTTCCGGGCATCTGGAACCAGAAGGAGACGATACAGACATATCCGATAGCGTAGGCGGTCGCCACGTGCAGGTGCTCCTTGCGGCAGACCAGCGGCAGCACGGCGCTATAGACCACGACGCCGACCGCACCCGGCAAGCCGGCGGATAACAGCGCTTCCAGCACCAGATTATGGCTGTGAAACGTGTCGCGCCAGACAGCATCCCAGCTTCTGTCCCAGAGGATGGCGCTGCTTGTCGCGAGGGATTCGCCGAAATACTGCTGCGAATGTCCCCATCCCTTTCCATGCAGGAGTACGGCAGGATTGCGCTCTATAAAGTTGTAGAAAACGTCATTGATCAGCGCCCGCGACCGGATGGATTGCATGAATCCAAGTGATCCGAGCCAGCTGATGCAGAACGGCGCGGCGCAGGCGACCGCGGCGGTGAACGCGGCGGCGAGACGTCGAACCGCGCCCGTCCGTACTGCGTTGCCGGGTCGTAATGTCAGATACACCAGGGCGCCGGCCGGGCCGCTTAACGCCAGGAGGACGAGGATTGCGGTATAATTCTGCGATACCGCAATGGCGGGCAGACCCGCGACCATTGCCAGCACGATCCGCGCCCGTGTTTTCGGAAACCGGTGCGCGAGGGCAACCGGTACGGCGACGGCGGCGGCGATTCCCAGGAACGCGAGATAATCGGTGAACCATATGGCGCGGGAAGCCGGAAACGCCGCGAGTCCGGGCAGGACCACCGCCGCTGCAAGTGTCGCCAGGCCGAGAATTTCGGTGATGCGGGCCGATTGCCTGACGAATCGGACCCCTGCGATAAAGACCGCTGTATCGAGCCATAACAGCGCGCCGTCCGCGAGCTGCGGCGAGCCGACAATCGACAGCAGAGGATACCGTGCCATGGGAGACACAGCGATGCTCCAGGCCGCGATCGCCAGCGCGATCAGGACAATCGGATGCCGGATGCTCGCCAGGGCGCGAGACGGCGTCCGCGCCGCCGCGGTTCCCAGCCCGATGGCGCAGAGAACCGCACCGCAATGAAGAAGAATGATGGTCGGTTCTACCCTGGGCCAAACGCCCAGTGACCAGGGCAGGTGCGCGGCAAAGGGCGATAACAGGGCAATCAGGATCCCGGCGGCCGTCATCCGGCACGCCATGGCGTGCGCCGGTTCGGCAGGAAATTCAGCGTCGCCCCGGGAATCCGCTCTGGTCAGTGTCGACATCCTGCGCGTTTCATTCAGTGCTCCTGTTGACGGCGCGCCGCATCGCTAATTCGCAAATCGGGCATCTGCAATTGTATTACCTTATTTTCCGGACGATTTCGTGCAGGTACTTTATGCTTCGTCCGATTCGTCTCTAAACGGGTCGCAGGAAGCGCCGAGACGGTTTGCCATGGGTAATGTTGTGAAACAAGGTTCGGGAAATCCAGCGGCGAAGTCCCGGCAAGGTGCATCCAGGGACGACGTAACGTCTGTCATCGTCGTGAATTTCAATGCCGGGCAATATCTCTGCGCTGCGGTGGAAAGCGTCCTCGCCCAGGAGACGCCGGTCGAAATCATTGTGGTCGATAATCGTTCGACCGATGGCAGTGTGGAAAACCTGACGGCGCAGATTGTCGACCGACGCCTGCATGTCATACGCCTGGAACGGAATTTCGGTTTCGCGCATGCGTGCAATGCCGGTATTGCGAAGGCAACGGGATCAACCTTTCTGATGTTCAATCCCGATTGCCGGATGGCGCATGGCGCCCTGCAGACCCTCAGGCTGGCGCTGTCCGCCGGCGACAAGCTGGGCATGGCCGGCCCCCTGCTGGTCAACCCGGATGGGACGGAGCAGCGCGGCGGCCGGCGCGACATACCCAATCCATGGCAGATTTTCTGCATGACGCTTCAGCTTCACCGGCTGATGCCGAATCATCCGCGCTTTCGCAGTATCAATCAGCATGACCAGCCGATTCCGGATCAGCCGGTGTCGGTGCAGGCGATTTCGGGCGCGTGTATGCTGGTAAAGCGTTCCGCCGTCGAAAAGGTCGGGACGCTGGACCGGGCATTCTTCATGCATTTCGAGGACCTCGACTGGTGCCTGCGGTTTTCGCAGGCGGGATTCGGTATCGTATTCGTGCCGCAGGCCGTGGTCGAACACACGCAGGGTGTCTGCAGCCGGGGACGGGTCCGGCGGGTTGCGTATCACAAGCACCGGTCGCTTCTGACTTTCCTCGACAAGCATTTTACGCAATTCTATCCGACGCTGTTCATGGCGCTGGTTTCCTGCGCGGTGACGATACGATTCTTTCTGGTCGCCCTGACGTCCCTGTTCAATACCCGGACGCTGACCCGCGATCCCTGGGACAGTCCGGTGCGATTGTCCGGCACGCCGGGTGAGAAACGGGACGGCAGGAAACCCGGGGAACGGGAATCGGTTCAGTGAATGCGACAGACGGAATGTCCGCGATCGTTCGTCGCCTTGCCCGCATCGCCACAGCTGCGATTATTGCCAAATACCGGTTGCGCAGCGGCCGCGGCTTGCTGTTCCTGATCGCCGCGATATTCGATCCCTATCTCTACGCCCTTACGGTTTACTTCGTGCTGGCCACCGTCTTCAAACTGGATTCAGTCGAACGCTTCCATATCCTTCTCATCGGATTCATGGCGTTTCGCTGGGGCATGTCGTCGCTCCTTGCCTCGGCGAACCTGATCGGGATATTGCGCCGGATGGTGGAGCATTCGACGACCCCGCTGGCCGCCGCCGTCGTCGCCGTCACGGCGCCGCCGGCTTTTGTCTTCTTTCTCGCCGTGACCAGCGCGTTTGTGTTTTCGCTGTTGATGGATTTGCCGCAGCAGTCGCTCGACGCGGCCGGCTGGCTGTTTTTCGTCGTTGCCATTCAGGCGGTATGGACTGTCGCGCTGATCCTGATTCTCGCCTTCCTCAGGGAACGGCGCGTTCTGTCCAGCGATATGCCGGTTGTCGCGGCGGCGAGCCTGCTGTGGATATTGTCGCCGGTCATGTATACCTTCCGCGATATTCCCGAAGGCGCCAGCAAACTGCTGACAAGTTACAATCCGGTATCGCACCTGCTGGCCGCCTACCAGAATGCCTATTGGTACGGCCAGAATATCAGCCTGGAGGTTCTGCCCGTACTGACGGCAGTTGGCGTTGGACTGATCTGGGTTCTGGGCCGGTTTGCGTTTGAGGGCGTGCGCGCTGTGCCGCGCCTGAACACCGCGTCGGCGCCGGCCGGCGGGGTTCACCTTGTTTACGTCGCCGGCGGACGGGGCCCGGCGCCGCCAGCACCGCCCTCCGGCGGGCACCCGTGCGTTTACACGCCGTGGCGGGCCCGTTTCACGGATTTGAAAGGCCGTGACATGGTGAGGTTGCTGGTCGCGAACTGGGACGGGACACGGGCAGAGCGTCGGCGGAGCATCGAACAAATTGCGGAAGTCAGCGCAACGGGACGGTTGTTCGACGACTTTCTGGCAATTTATCCCGATCAGGCGCTCGACCAGCTTGCCTTTGCCGTGGCGATACAGTCGCCGCGGCCCACCGTCGTGCTGGATGGTCTGTTCGATACCCTGCCGACATCGTTCCTCGCAACGGCCTGGCAGCAGGTCCGGCAGGCGGCGGACCGGGGCCGCGCCATGACGGTCATATGCTACCGGCGGCCTTCGGTCCCCGAAACCCTTGAAGGCACGTTCGAAGTACAGGCGACTGGCATGGACACGCAGCATGGCGATATCGGCCCGGCGCTGCCCCATGCGCTTGACCTTGCCGAAAGGGCGGAAAGCCGGGGGGACGCGATAGAACCCGTCGCGGCGACCGGCGATCCGCAAGTTCCTCTACCCTTTACCAGCGTGCTGGTTACGGGCGGGAGCAGCCAGATCGGCCGGTGCGTCTTGCGGCGTCTTGCCGTGGCGGGTGTTTCGGCCTTCGCCGTCGGCCGGAATATACCGCCGGGTCTCCCCGCCGACCGTTTTATCCGGGGCGATCTTACGGAGAAATCGCTGGCATTTCCCGACCGGCTGGATGCCGTGGTCCATATTGCCGGGCTCTGGTACCTGCCCGGGCATATCGACGCGCTGTATGACAGCGGCGTGCGGCGAATCGTTTGCTTCAGCACGACGTCGATTTTCGTCAAGCAGCATTCGTCCGATGCCGGCGAGCGCGACCTGGTCGTCCGCATGGTCAATGCGGAGGCAAGCGTTACGGCGCGTTGCGCCGAACTGGGAATCGCCTGCACGATATTGCGTCCGACCCTTGTCTACGGCTTGGGGATAGACCGCAATATCAGCCGGGCGGCCGCTTTTATCCGGCGATTCCGGTTCTATCCGTTGGCCGGCGAGGCGACGGGACTGCGCCAACCGGTACATGCGGACGATCTGGCTGCCGCCGCGCTGGCCGTGCTCAACGCCCCCGCGGCCGCCGGAAAATGCTATGAAGTCGGCGGCGGCGAGCGATTGGTCTACAGGGAAATGATCGGGCGATTGTTCGATGTCATGGGAATGCCGCGCCGTTTCGTGCCGATTCCGTTCCTGGGGCTTTTCGCGGCGCTGGCCGGATTTGTGCTGCGCCGTCCCGAGGTGACCGGTGAAATGGTGCAGCGCATGCGCCGGGATCTCGTGTGCGACAATGGCCCCGCGATCCGGGATTTCGGCTACGATCCCCGGCCGTTTCTGTCCGCGGGATCTGCCGACCTGCCGAATCTCGGAGACGCGCCGTTGACACCGTAACAAAGGCATAAGACAGTCGCGCCATGACGGATAAAGTAGCATTGATTACGGGCGTTACCGGTCAGGATGGCGCCAGTCTGGCGGAGTTGCTTCTCGCCAAGGGCTATACGGTACACGGCATCAAACGGCGCTCGTCGTCGTTCAATTCCGAACGGGTCGAACATTTGTATGAAGACCCGCATGAAGCGGATGTGCGGTTCTTCCTGCATTACGGCGACATGACGGATGCCACCAACCTGATCCGGATCGTGCAGCAGGTGCAGCCGGACGAAATCTATAACCTTGCCGCGCAGAGCCATGTGCAGGTCAGTTTCGAGACGCCCGAATACACAGCCAATGCGGACGGTTTGGGTCCCCTGCGGCTTCTGGAAGCCATCCGGATCCTGGATATGAAGGACAGGGTGCGGTTCTACCAGGCATCGACTTCGGAACTCTTCGGCAACGCACCGGCGCCGCAGAATGAGGCGACGCCGTTCCACCCGCGCAGCCCCTACGGCGCCGCCAAGCTCTACGCCTACTGGATTACGGTCAATTACCGTGAAGCCTACGGTTTCCATGCATCCAACGGAATCCTGTTCAATCATGAAGGGCCGGTGCGGGGCGAAACATTCGTGACCCGGAAAATCACCCGGGCCGTGGCGGCCATGGAGGCCGGTGTCCAGGAAAAGCTGTTTCTGGGCAATCTGGATGCACGGCGCGACTGGGGCCATGCGCGTGACTATGTCGAAGGGATGTGGCGCATGCTGCAACAGGAAGTCGCGGACGATTACGTTATCGCGACCGGCGAATCCCACACGGTCCGGGAATTCGTGGAAGCGGCATTCCGGATGACCGGCGTGGAAATTGAGTGGCGCGGCACGGGCGTGGACGAAACCGGCGTCGATGCGGCGACAGGGACCGTCCGGGTGCAGATCGATCCCCGCTATTTCCGGCCGACGGAAGTGGATTGCCTGATCGGCGACGCCAGCAAGGCGGAACGGATCCTGGGGTGGCGCGCAACGACCGGGTTCGATGAACTGGTCGCCGATATGGTCCGCGCCGACCGCGCGATATTCGCTTCCGGACAGATGCAGATACGGTATTCCGCATGATCGATTCCGCCGCCTATTTCGATGCGGAGTTCGATGAACATGCCGCGGTCGCCGCCGCGACCCGGCGCACTCTGTCGGCGCCGTTTGCCCGGATGCTCGACATCTGGGTTGCGTCGATTGAAACCGGCAACAAGATCGTTTTCTTCGGCAATGGCGGCAGTGCCGGCGATGCGCAGCACCTCGCGACCGAACTGACGGTCCGCTACAGGAAGGACCGGCCGCCGATTGCCGCAATTGCGTTGACGACCGACACGTCGGCATTGACCGCAATCGGCAACGATCTTGGTTTCGAACAATTGTTCGCGCGCCAGATCGCCGCTCTTTGCCGGCAGGGCGACGTTGCCGTTGCCATATCCACTTCCGGCGCCAGCCCGAACATCATTGCCGCTTTAAAGGAAGCGCGGCGGCTGGGCGTCGTGACAACGGCACTGGGCGGCAAGGGCGGCGGCGACATGGTCGGGCTGGCCGATCCGATACTCATCGTGCCGTCCGATAACACGGCGCGAATTCAGGAAATGCATATAACGCTGGGGCAGATGCTCTGCGGCGCGCTGGAACTGCGGCTCGGGCTTGTTACCTGACGGCGCCGCGGCTCGGAATAACTCAGATATAAGGCGGTGCTGTGTACCCGGCGGGCGACAGGGTGAAAATTTCGCACCCATCGGCGGTGACGCCGATTGTGTGTTCGAACTGGGCGGAGAGCGACCGGTCCTTGGTCACGGCGGTCCAGCCGTCCTGCAGGATTTTCACGTCGTAGCGGCCGGCATTGATCATCGGTTCAATGGTGAAGATCATGCCTTCCTTGAGTTCCATGCCGGTGCCGGGCCTGCCGTAATGCACGACGCTGGGCGGCGCGTGAAAAACGCGGCCCGTGCCATGACCGCAGAAATCGCGGACGATGGAGAAGCGGAAGGGCTCCGCGTAACTCTGGATCGCGTGACCGATATCGCCGAGCGTGGCGCCGGGCCGGACGGCCTCGATCCCGAGCATCAGCGCGTTATAGGTGACCTCGACGAGCTTGCGCGCCTTGACGCTGATCTTGTCGCCGACAAAAAACATCCGGCTGGTGTCGCCATGCCAGCCATCCAGCAGCACGGTAATGTCCAGGTTGACGATGTCGCCTTCTTGAAGCTTCTTGTTATCGTCGGGAATGCCGTGACAGACAACGTGGTTGATGCTGGTGCAGATCGATCTGGGAAAACCGCGATAGTTCAGCGGGGCGGACCGGGCGCCGCGTGCAATGGTGAATTCATGGCAAAGCCGGTCAAGCTCCCCTGTCGTCACGCCGGGGACGACGTAAGGGGTTATATAGTCGATGACTTCCGCCCCCAGCCTGCCCGCCTTCCGCATTGCCGCGAAATCCTCCGGTGTATGGATCACGACGTTTGAATAGTCCGGTTTCCGCACCACTTGCCCCAGTGTTTCGTTCATCGCCTGTCTATATCTCCTGGGGCGCAATTGCGCCCCGCTGTCGTGTCACCACGGGAAGAGGCGACGCCAGTTCAATTCCATCGACCGATACGCGGCAATCGTAACAGATCGCCTCGACACCCTGCGCCATCGCCGCTTCAAGGGCATTTGCATAGGCCGGGTCAATATCCGCCGCAACCCTGAAATGGTCGCAATCGTGCCGGAATACAATATACAGCATGACGGCCCGTCGTCCCGCCGCGATCGTATCGATCAGTTCGGCAAGGTGTTTTGCCCCGCGTTTCGTGACGGAATCGGGGAATTCGGCGGCGGTCGGATCTGCGCCAAGCGGGCGCCGCAGGGTTACGCATTTTATTTCGACGTAACAATCGGGGCGCAACCCGTCTTCGAGCAGAATGTCGATCCGGCTGTTGTTTCCGTAGCGGACCTCGCGCCGCAATGCCGCGTAACCCGAAAGGTCCGGAATTTGCCCGGCTGTGATCGCAGCCGCGGCGACGC from Alphaproteobacteria bacterium includes:
- the sfsA gene encoding DNA/RNA nuclease SfsA; its protein translation is MRFPAPLIRGTLVRRYKRFLSDIELANGEIIVAHCANPGSMLGLQEPGSEVWLSQNTNPKAKLGWRWELVRADGGLVCINTGRPNGVAAAAITAGQIPDLSGYAALRREVRYGNNSRIDILLEDGLRPDCYVEIKCVTLRRPLGADPTAAEFPDSVTKRGAKHLAELIDTIAAGRRAVMLYIVFRHDCDHFRVAADIDPAYANALEAAMAQGVEAICYDCRVSVDGIELASPLPVVTRQRGAIAPQEI